The sequence TTTGGAAGTTGCATCTCTCCCTCGACTATGGAAGCTCCTAGCATAGCCATCATTCCCATAGTATCCATACCCCCGTAGGACTCTTCATCTGGGAATAGCACAGTGGCCTTTCCCGCTTTAAGCTCCTCCAGGGTGTCATAGGTCACGGCTAGTTTATCGCCAATGGCCTTCTCCGCGATAGCCACGATCTGGTTTTGAGTAACGTCGGAGCCACTAATAAAGCTGTACTCAGGCCATTCATCTTCGTCGACGAGACGAGCCACGAAACGTGCGAGGTCCTTCGAGTAGGTCATGGTGATGAGTTCGTTACCCGTTCCTGAAACGACAGCACGGCGTGATGGGAAGTCGAATGCCCATGGGAAGTTTCGAAGGTGGCTGGGGATATGAGGGAGTCCCATGTAGTCCATAAACATTCCGATTGCGATACGGGTGTACTTGAGACTCGACTTATCGAGTGCCTCCGCGGCATGAACTAGTGGACTAGTCATAGGGTTGCTCAAGGCGGCTTCATCTCTAAAATCGCCATGTCAGTTGACTAGATCAACTCAAAAGCTGGTCCAACTTACCCCTTGGGCACGTAGCCTGCGTATTCGCTGGGGATAAATCTGTGAGTTGTGGAGGACTTGTCGGCCGCCGCAATCAGGTTGAGTTGGGCCTGGGCACTGGGACCCACGATAGTCAGGGCAGAAATGACCGTGTCAACCATGTTACTATCCAACATCTTTGCCGTGCCCTCGATATCGTCATAATCGGTCTCGGCGTACTCTGCACCTGAGATGGCTGCCGCGGGAGTCTTGTCTAGGGGCTTAGCTATCTGAATTCTGGATCTGACCAATACCATTGTCCACTAACCTTTCTGCAGAGCACAATGACTTTATGCTTGCCCGACTGGacaagttcctcgacgaGTGTTCGACCAACATCACCTGTCCCACCAGCAACTGCAAGGATGGCCATTTTGGGCTTGGGGGCCAATGTGTAGTATCAGGGTGATAAGAACTGTTGAGATGGAGGGAGGTATTGCTGTGATAGCGTAGAGGGTTAGATGAAAGACAATGTGAACATAGGAAAACTCAGGAGTTTTATATTCGATAGATGTCTACAAAGAGTCAACCTGCGGAGTTCAGTTTAGGTAGGCTGCGGACCTCAGAGCCCCCAAAGTCCGCGGGATCCGCAGGATGGGTCGAATTCGCACTCACGGACACGTCGGCCGCCGAGAGGTTATAAAGGACGGGGTCCGATACCCCCGCATTGGTTTTGAACTGGTTTCACAGACGGGTGGCGGACTATTTGAGACATACCCCGGACCAACCTTTTATTGAGGTAGCAGTCGCCGCAACGTATTTAGAATGTCAGCTACGATATATCTACCTACTACAAGAAGCTTCAAGTAGATCAACGCCCACCCTCAATCGTTTTGCTTTAAGGGTTTTTGTCACTAGGTGAGCAGCCACTAATCACGGCTAATAGCATTAGAGCCGAGAGTTATGGGCTCTTATCCAGAACTTTTTCAAGTTATCTATAAATCGTATACAGTGAAAAGCAGTACGACCCATGTCGGGGTGTTCATAAAGTCCGGGATCCCGTCGCGACCAGGCCAAGACGTCAAGTAAAACCCCATTGGTGCTACTGTATCGACTCGGTATACTAACCCGAGCCGGTGGAGCCGCTTAGTCAAATTCTCCTCAGACAGATCAACTTCATAGCGGTTGACAAGGCCATCTGTTTTCTCGACGAGGTCGCTTGTGGGGAATGCGGACGTCAAGGCCTGCACTGAGCGCGGCTTGGGGAGGTAGAGCAGGGAGTTgtggcgatggcgaggaaAGGGCTGGACTGGTATAACATCCGCCTCGAGAAATTGAGGGCGTCTTCTTCCGGTACCGGCCAGCGAACGGTCTGTGTGAGCAGATTCGTTGGCGTAGCAACAATATACTTGAAGAAATAGTTCCAACCAGTAGCGAACCTgaactatataagtaagtttgCTCAAGACGAGCAGGGAGGAGACTTGCCCAAAGGCTGGGCCAACCAAGCGGCTAGCATAACCTCCGATGGCTTTGTGCATTGAGAGGAACGCAGTCATCTCTCCAAAGGCAGTCATCACAAATAAGACTGCAGTACCCATCAAAACATAGCCAATAAGGAGACTGGCAGGCCCGCCTCTCGCAAGTGCAGTGCCAGAGCCAATAACTAAGCCCGTGCCGATGGCGCAGGCAATGGAGAACATAAAGACTTGTCTGGGTTTGAATTCTCGCTTCGGTTCATTTTGCTCCACAGTCTCTCCCGGCTGGGCAGAGAACTCGCGCTTGAGGTCATTttcctccagcttctcgatGTCGACGACACCCGCCATGCTGGG comes from Fusarium falciforme chromosome 11, complete sequence and encodes:
- a CDS encoding NmrA domain-containing protein translates to MAILAVAGGTGDVGRTLVEELVQSGKHKVIVLCRKTPAAAISGAEYAETDYDDIEGTAKMLDSNMVDTVISALTIVGPSAQAQLNLIAAADKSSTTHRFIPSEYAGYVPKGDEAALSNPMTSPLVHAAEALDKSSLKYTRIAIGMFMDYMGLPHIPSHLRNFPWAFDFPSRRAVVSGTGNELITMTYSKDLARFVARLVDEDEWPEYSFISGSDVTQNQIVAIAEKAIGDKLAVTYDTLEELKAGKATVLFPDEESYGGMDTMGMMAMLGASIVEGEMQLPKEGRLNDRFPEVQTTSIDDLITRTWTGK